In one window of Arthrobacter pascens DNA:
- a CDS encoding arylsulfotransferase family protein, translated as MKTTDEHEHHPLNKQVSWLHGMVTRRSMLASTGLAGIGALGAGTFAGRTLLPERVASTTATPPPAATPSAGQPTGSAALPDRTFVSSKLTTPHVTSWGAGQTAPGLVFATPQGHGSAAVILDSGSRPVWMEPSGAGAMDLRVQTFEGKQVLTYWQGTSEGGHGAGKGVILDSAYRTVASVSAGNGLSIDLHEFRLTDAGTALILAYPTAQADLTAVGGPAKGYLLDCHVQEVDVRSGAVLLDWKASEHIGLTETYATAGGKLSKDGTTEANAFDAYHLNSVDDDGDALLISSRHTHTLYQIDRKSGDVRWRIGGKKSDFTVADNAAFAWQHDARRRSATLISLFDNHFAEETTGTSRGLLLNIDEAAKTVTLKQEFANAGHGGNAEGNIQLLPNGNVMVGWGADPSATEFSADGTAVFEAAGLGNGCYRVYRFPWTAQPDTPPSMAIKNGAGQSMQVFASWNGATEVKSWRVLTGPDSNSLKAAGTVPRSGFETMVAVASAKFAAVQALAADGSVLGTSGVTPSS; from the coding sequence ATGAAAACGACGGACGAACACGAACATCACCCGCTGAACAAACAGGTGTCCTGGCTGCACGGCATGGTCACCCGGCGGTCCATGCTCGCCAGCACTGGTCTGGCCGGCATCGGGGCCCTGGGAGCCGGAACCTTCGCGGGCAGGACCCTGCTCCCTGAGCGGGTTGCGTCGACGACGGCGACGCCCCCTCCCGCCGCAACCCCGTCGGCAGGCCAGCCGACCGGAAGCGCCGCGCTTCCCGACAGGACCTTCGTAAGCAGCAAGCTCACCACGCCGCATGTGACGAGCTGGGGGGCCGGCCAAACGGCTCCGGGACTTGTTTTCGCCACACCGCAGGGGCACGGCTCGGCGGCCGTCATCCTCGATAGCGGCAGCAGGCCGGTCTGGATGGAGCCCAGCGGCGCCGGGGCAATGGACCTGCGGGTGCAGACATTCGAAGGCAAACAGGTGCTCACCTACTGGCAGGGGACCAGCGAGGGCGGCCACGGCGCCGGCAAGGGAGTCATCCTGGACTCTGCTTACCGGACCGTCGCGTCTGTCAGTGCGGGGAATGGTCTCAGCATCGACCTGCATGAGTTCAGGCTCACGGATGCGGGAACCGCGCTGATCCTCGCCTACCCCACAGCGCAGGCGGACCTCACCGCCGTCGGAGGTCCTGCCAAGGGATACCTGCTTGACTGCCACGTGCAGGAAGTCGATGTGCGGAGCGGCGCCGTCTTGCTTGACTGGAAAGCCTCCGAACACATCGGCCTGACCGAAACGTACGCCACTGCCGGCGGGAAGCTGTCCAAGGACGGGACCACCGAGGCCAATGCCTTCGATGCCTACCATCTGAACTCCGTGGACGACGACGGCGATGCCTTGCTTATCTCGTCCAGGCACACCCATACGCTCTACCAGATCGACCGCAAATCCGGGGATGTTCGCTGGCGGATCGGCGGCAAGAAGAGTGATTTCACCGTCGCGGATAACGCCGCCTTCGCCTGGCAGCACGACGCCCGCCGGAGGTCCGCCACGCTGATCAGCCTCTTTGACAACCACTTCGCCGAAGAGACGACCGGCACCTCCCGCGGGCTGTTGCTCAACATCGACGAGGCCGCGAAGACGGTTACCCTCAAGCAGGAGTTTGCCAATGCCGGGCACGGCGGCAACGCCGAAGGAAACATCCAGCTGCTGCCCAATGGCAACGTGATGGTCGGCTGGGGCGCCGACCCTTCGGCAACCGAATTCTCTGCGGACGGAACTGCGGTCTTCGAGGCCGCGGGACTCGGCAACGGCTGCTACCGGGTCTACCGGTTCCCGTGGACCGCGCAGCCGGACACGCCACCCAGCATGGCGATCAAAAACGGCGCCGGCCAGAGCATGCAGGTCTTTGCCAGCTGGAACGGGGCCACAGAGGTCAAGTCCTGGCGGGTACTCACCGGCCCGGACAGCAACTCCCTCAAGGCAGCCGGCACGGTGCCCAGGAGCGGATTCGAAACCATGGTGGCCGTCGCCAGCGCCAAATTTGCGGCCGTCCAGGCTCTGGCCGCTGACGGATCGGTGCTGGGCACCTCCGGCGTGACGCCTTCCTCTTAG